DNA sequence from the Pseudoxanthomonas sp. genome:
GTCGCGCGCCCGCAAGATCGAGCGCTTCTTCAGCCAGCCGTTCCACGTGGCGGAAGTGTTCACCGGCTCGCCGGGCAAGTACGTCTCGCTGAAGGACACGATCCGCGGCTTCAAGGCGATCGTCGACGGCGAGTACGACCACCTGCCGGAGCAGGCGTTCTACATGGTCGGCGGCATCGAAGAAGCGGTCGAGAAGGCCAAGAAGCTCGCCGAGAAGGCGTAAGCGCAGGGATTGGTGATTAGTGATTCGTGATTCGTAGGGGCGGCGATTGAGGGTTGGCGGGGTTCGATGCTCTTGCCGCCCACGAATCACCCATCACGAATCACCTTCCGAACGCAGTGAGGAATACATGAGCACCATCCGTTGCGACATCGTCAGTGCCGAACAGGAGATCTTCCACGGTGAAGCCACCCTGGTCGTCGCCACCGGCGAGCTGGGCGAACTCGGCATCGCGCCGAAGCACGCGCCGCTGATCACCCGCCTGAAGCCGGGCAAGGTGGTGGTGACGCTGGCCAGTGGCGAGCAGCTGGACTTCGCCATCTCCGGCGGCATCCTCGAGGTGCAGCCGCAGGTCGTCACTGTGCTGGCGGACACCGCCGTGCGCGCGACCGACATCGACGAAGCGCAGGTCCGCAAGGCCAAGGAAGAAGCCGAGCGCGTGCTGTCCCACAAGGACCCGAAGATGAGCGTGGAAGAAGCCCAGGCCCAGCTGGCCATGAGCATCGCCCAGCTCAGCGCGCTGGAGCGCCTGCGCAAGAACCTCAAGCACTGAGGTTCAACGTTCTCGCGTTGTCGGAACGCCGGCCCCGTGCCGGCGTTTTCGTTTGTCGTGTGCGTTTCATGAAAAACCATCCATGCCGGATCGCCGATCCGTAGCGTGCGCCATGCGCACGACCTCGTGACGCCGGCATTGCCTCACATCTCCAACGCGCCACTTTCTGGGCAACGCATCGTGCGCATGGCGCGCGCTGCGCCGGCGTCAGCGATAGACCACGTGCCGCCAGAGGAAGAACGCCGCCACGGCCAGCACGCCTTCCACCAGCGGCTTGGCCAGCCAGGCATGCGCCAGCCCCAGCGACACCGCCATCCATGCGACCGCCATCGTGCTGACCATCGTCAGGGGCACCCAGACCAGCAGAAACTTGGCGAAGCGCCACCAGCCCAGGCGCGGGGCGCCATCGCGCGCGAACGTCACGCGTCCGTTTAACCAGAAGCCCAGCAGCGCACCGCTGACGCGACCAGCGACGTTGCCCGGCGCGACCGGCACGCCGAGCGCGGTGAGGGCGACAAACACCAGCCAGTCGAGCACCAGTTGCGCCAGGCCGACGGCGATGAAGCGCACGCCTTCGCGCAGCAGGACCCTGCGAGGGTGATCGAAGGAGCGCATGGTACGAATGAAGGAGGCTCGGAGGCGATGGGCGCCGTGTAATATTCGCATCGCCCGAACGGTCACGGTATCCCCCTTGCGCATCGCGGTCCTGATTCCCTGCCACAACGAGGCACCGACCGTGCAGAAGGTCGTCGCGGACTTCCGCCACGCGCTGCCGGAGGCAGAGGTGTGGGTCTTCGACAATGCGAGCGTGGACGACACGGCCGATCTGGCCGCGCAGGCGGGCGCACGCGTGCGCCGGGTGTCGGCGAAGGGCAAAGGCAATGTGGTGCGCGCGATGTTCCGCGACGTCGATGCCGACATCTACGTGATGGCGGATGGCGACGACACCTATCCGGCAGCGTCCGCGCGGGTGCTGATCCAGGATGTGGCCGATGGACGCGCCGACATGGTGGTGGGTACGCGGTTGGAGTCGCACGACCATGCATCGTTCCGCCGCTTCCATGGATTCGGCAACCGCCTCGTGCGCGGCTGCATCGGCGCCTTGTTCGGGCATCCCGTGCGCGACGTGCTGTCGGGCTATCGGGTGTTCTCGCGGCGCTTCGTGAAATCGATGCCGGTGTTGTCCCGCGGCTTCGAGATCGAGACGGAGATGACGGTCTTCGCACTGTCCAATGGCTTCGTCCTGTCCGAGCGCACCATCGAGTACGGCACGCGGCCCGACGGCAGCGAGTCCAAGCTCAACACGTACCGTGATGGCATGCGGGTGTTGAAGACCATCCTGTTCCTGTTCAAGGACATGCGTCCGCTGCTGTTCTTCGGCGTGCTGTCGCTGCTCTGCGTGCTGGCGGGATTGGGATTCGGCGCCTTCGTCATCCACGAATTCACCCAGACCGGCCTGGTGACGCATCCGTCCACCGCCGTGCTGGCGGTGGCCTTCACCCTGGTGGGCGTCGTGGCCTTGGCCACGGGGCTGATCCTGGATACCGTCAACCGCCGCTCGAACGAGATCCTGCGCTTGATCACCGACCAGGTGCTGGCGCGGGACAGATCGTCGGAGTAGCCGAGCGACGCACCAGCGGACAGAGTTCGAGCCGGCTCAGGTTGGTCGGCACGTTGCGGCACGCGCCGCCAAGCGCCAGCCCGTAGGCGTGGTAGTGCTCGGCGGGCGGTGCGGAGTCCGGTACTTCACGGAGCAGGAACAGTGGCCCGGTGTGCTGCCGCACGCGTTGCTCGGCGCGTGCCTGCAGTCGGGTGCAGCGTTCCGGCGTCATGAAATTGTTGTGGATCGAGATCGCCGGCACGTCACCGGGCAGATGCGCCACGGCGTAACCCAGGGGTTTGTCCTCCGCCAGCACCACCAGGCTGTCGCGTGGGAAGGCGGGCAGGCGGACCTCCACCATCGGCGTGCTGAAGGACTCGCGGCCCCAGCCGGGCCGATTGGTGACACCTACGATCAACAAGGCCGACAGCACCAGCACCGTGCGGGGAAAGCGTCGGGGCAGCCACTGCGACAGCATGCCGATGATCGTGATCGAGCAGACCAGTTCCAGCGCGAACAGGTACCGATAGATCCCGTACAGCGTCACCCACACCGCGAAGCTGAGCAGCACGAACACCAGCAGCGCATGGACCATGCCCATGTCGCGCGCGTGCTGGGCACGCGCACGCCATGCGGTCACCCACCAGGCTGCAAGCGCGGAAAAACCGAGCAGCAGGCGCGGATCGGCCAGTCTGCTTTCGGAAAAGCGGGTGCTTTCAATCAGCAGGTGGAAAGGCGCCCGCAGTGCGTCCAGGTCGTGCGGCACGAAGCGCACGTCCTTGTGGCCATGCGGCAGCGCATCCGGCGAAGCGAACCACTCATTGAAGTAGGGAAACAGCGGATTGCCATGCGTCTGCCACAGATGCAGCGCCCAAGGGCCCGCCGTCAGCAGCCCACCCACAATGCCGCCCACCGCCAGCGCCAGCAGGCGCGCAGGCGCTCCACGCAGCGGACCGGCGACCAGCGCGGCGCCGATGAAGCCGATGCAGTACATCGCACCCGTGAGCTTGAGGCCGGCGGCCAGCCCGGCGAACAGTCCCACCGGCATCCAGGTGGCCCAGTCGCCGCGCCGGCCCTGCGAATCCACGGCCCACCACAGTCCCGCCATCACGCCGGCCGCCACGAAGGCATCGTTGAACGTGGTGCCGATGCTGGGCATCACGGCCGCGCCACCCACGGCGGCCAGCCCGGCCATGGCCGTTCGCAGCGTGCCGCGCTGTTGCGGCCACAGCTGGTCCAGCAGCCGCAGGGCGAACAGCACCGCGATGAACGCATGCAGCCCCAGCCACAGCGAAACCAGCCAGCCAGGCAAGCCCGCGCGCACCATCCACGCGAACGGAACGTCCAGCGTCGGGTTGTGCCAGGTCTGCAGCTGCGCGGCCGCGATGTCCTGGCCATAGCGGCCGTCCAGCAACGCGGATGGCGTATAGAGGTGGTAGTTGCGCAGGTCCCAGTTGCCGTCCTGTCCCTGGATCGCCATCGCCAGCAGCACCAGGACCAGCGCGGTGATCGCGGGCGCCTTCCAGGGATTGGACTGCGGCGTGGCGGACGGAGAAGAAGGCAAGGGAGCATCCTTGTGCATGGGGCTGAATTGGTACCATCGCAGCACGGCGCGAGGCCGGCATCATCGTAATGGGAAACCACATGAAGCAACTACACGTCGTCATCCTGGCCGCCGGCGAAGGCAAGCGCATGAAGTCCGTGCTGCCCAAGGTGCTGCAGCCGATCGCCGGTCGGCCGATGCTGGCGCACGTGATCGACGCGGCGCGCGCGCTGTCGCCGGCCGGCGTGCACGTGGTCTACGGCCACGGCGGCGACCAGGTGCAGGCGGCCTTCGCCGACCAGCCGGACCTGCACTGGGCGCACCAGGCGCAGCAGCTGGGAACCGGCCATGCCGTCGCGCAGGCGATGCCGGAGATCCCCGACGGCGCGCGCGTGCTGGTGCTGTACGGCGACGTGCCGCTGTCCCGCAGCGAAACGCTGCAACGGCTGCTGGACGCGCCGGGTCGGCTGGCCGTACTGGTCGCCGAGCCGGCGGATCCCACCGGTTACGGCCGCATCGTGCGCGACGAAGCGGGCCGCGTGGCCGCGATCGTCGAGCACAAGGATGCGGACGAGGAGCAGCGCCGCATCCGCACGATCAACACCGGCATCATCGCCGCCGACAGCAGCGCACTGAAGGGCTGGCTGGCGCGGCTGTCCAACGACAACGCGCAGGGCGAGTACTACCTGACCGACGTGTTCGCGATGGCCGCGGAAGAATTCACGCCGGCGGAGATGGTGCTGGTCGGCGAGCCGATCGAGGCCGAAGGCGCCAACGATCCCTGGCAGCTGTCGCAGCTCGAGCGCGCCTACCAGCTGCGCGCGGCACGGGCCTTGTGCACGCAGGGCGCACGCCTGATCGATCCGGCGCGATTCGACCAGCGCGGCACGGTCAAGGTGGGTCGCGACGTGCAGATCGACGTCGACGTGGTGCTGGAAGGCGAGGTGGAACTCGGCGACGGCGTGGTCGTCGGTCCGTTCACGCGCCTCAAGGACGTCAAGCTCGGTGCCGGCACGCAGGTGCGCGCGCACTGCGATCTGGAAGGCGTGGTCAGCGAAGGCGCCGCGCTGATCGGTCCGTACGCGCGCCTGCGTCCGGGCACGCAACTCGCGGACGGCGTGCACGTCGGCAACTTCGTCGAGACCAAGAACGCGCGCATCGGCGTGGGCAGCAAGGCCAACCACCTGACCTATCTGGGCGATACGGTGATCGGGACCGGGACCAACATCGGCGCCGGCACCATCACCTGCAACTACGACGGCGTGAACAAGTCCACGACCACGATCGGCGACCGTGTGTTCGTCGGCTCCAACTCCTCGCTGGTCGCACCGGTCACGCTGGCCGACGGCGCCACCATCGGTGCGGGTTCGGTGATCTCGAAGAACGCACCGGCCGACCAGCTGACGGTCGCGCGTGCACGCCAGGTCACCATCGAAGGCTGGCAGCGGCCGGTGAAGAAGCCGAAGTAGTGTAGGGCGGGCCTTGGCCCGCCGCGTTCGCCGGATGTAACGGACGGCGGGACAAGGCCCGCCCTACGCGGTCTCGGGTAACGGGAGCTTGCGCGTGGCGTGAGCGCCAAGAGCGCCGCGTGCCACGTAGCGTGCGCCATGCGCACGACCGCATCGATCGTTGCTCCATGCACCCTACTGGCCCCACGACTGATGCACGCCTGGATGGCGCGATGACGGCGGGTCCGCACGACAGCTGAAGTGCGGATCGCGGCTGCCAGCCCTCACCCCTTGCCCTCTCCCGGAGGGAGAACGCAGCCGATGCCGTGTCGTTCCCGCGTCGCGTGTAGGGCGGGCCTCGGCCCGCCGCTTTCGCCGGATATCACGGACGGCGGGCCAAGGCCCGCCCTACGTGGTTTCAGGCAGCTGTATGGACACGCACAGTCCGCCGCCTTCGCGGTTGTGCAGCGATAGCCGACCACCGTGGGCCTCGATGATCTCGCGGGTCAGTGCCAGGCCCAGGCCGGTGCCGTTGCGCTTGGTGGAATAGAACGGCACCAGCGCGTTCTGCAGCACCGCGTCGTTCATGCCGGTGCCGCGGTCCATCACCTCGATGCGCAGCCAGTCGGGCAGCCGCGTCAGTTTCACCGACACGCCGTCGGCGCTGCCGCCGGCTTCATGGGCGTTCTTGAGCAGATTGAGGATGGCCTGCTCGAGTTGTGCGACATCGATGCGACCATCGATCTCGCCCTCCGGCATCACCAGCTCGAAGCCGATCTGCCGCTGCAGTCCCTCGAAGAACGCACGCCAATGCACGGTCTGCAGTTGCGGCGACGGCAGTTTGGCGAAGCGCGCATAGCCGCGGATGAAGCCTTCCAGGTGGCGTGCGCGGTCCTCGATGGTGCCGAAGACTTCCTCCAGCCGATCATGCCGCCCACGGCGCACGAGCTCGGCGCCCGAATGCGCGAGCGAGGCGACGGGGGCCAGCGAATTGTTGAGCTCGTGGCTGATCACCCGGATCACCTTCTTCCAGGTCATCACTTCCTGCCGCCGCAGTTCGCTGGTCAGCAGGCGCAGCAGCAGCAGTTCATGCGGTCGTCCGTTGAGGCGGAAGGTGCGACGGGCCAGGTGGTAGACCTGTTCCTCGCCATCCTCTTCCTCGCTGCCGATGGCGAACAGGCTGTCGCCACCGCGCGCCAGCGCCTCGCGCATCTCGACCGGCGAGGATCCGATCAGGGCGTCGTAGTCCTGGCCTTCCAGCTTCCACCCGCTGTGCAGCAGCTTGCGCGCGGCCACGTTGGCGAAGATCACGCGCCGCACGCCGTCGCCGCCCGGCGCGATCAGCAGCATCGCCACCGGCGTGTTCTGCACCATGGTATCGAGCAGCAGCTCGCGCTGGACCAGGCTCAGCCGCTGTTCGCGCAGCACCTCGCCCAGCGAGGCGTGCGCGCGCACCAGTTCGGCGAGTTCGTCGTTGCCGCGCCAGTGGATGCCGAAGTTGTACTCGCCGTCGCGGTAGCTGTTGACGCTGCCGGCCAGCGCGCGGAACAGCGAGTACGTGCTGCGCAGGCCGCGGCGGATCGCCCACATCGCCAGCGGCAGCACCACGATGGCCGAGACCAGCACGGCGACCACGTCGTCGCCGATCCAGTGCGACAGCAGCACCGGCAGCGCCATCGCCAGCGCGAGCAGCGGCAGCAGCCAGGACAGCACGCGGCCGGCGAGCGAGCGGCGGATCATGGCGCCTTGATGCCGAAGCGTTCCATGCGCCGGTACAGCGCCTGCCGGCTCATGCCCAGATCGGCGGCAGCCTGGGCGATCACGCCGCCGGCGCGGGCGATGGCGGCTTCGATGTCGGCGCGCTCCGGCTCGGCGACGATCGCGGTGCGCACCGGCGCCGGACGCGGCAGGTTGAGATCGCCCGCTTCGATGCGATCGCCCATCGCCAGCAGGCCGGCACGCTGGATGACGTTGCGCAACTCGCGCACGTTGCCCGGCCATGCATGGCGCAGCAGCGCCGCGCGCGCACTTTCGGCCAGCGGCTTGTCGGCGGGGCGGAAGCGTTCGGCCAGCGGCAGGATGTCGCCGGGCCGTTCGGCCAGCGGGGGAAGCGCCAGCTCGATCGCGTTGAGCCGATAGTAGAGGTCTTCGCGGAACATGCCGTCGCGGATCATCGCCGGCAGGTCGGCATTGGTCGCACTGATGACGCGCACGGTGACGTGGCGTTCGCGATTGGAGCCCAGGCGCTCGAAACGGCCGGTCTCCAGCACGCGCAGCAGTTTCATCTGGCCGGTCAACGGCAGGTTGCCGATCTCGTCGAGGAACAGCGTGCCGCCGTCGGCCGCCTCGAACTTGCCCTCGCGCGCCTTGTTGGCGCCGGTGTAGGCGCCGGCGTCGGCACCGAACAGTTCGGCTTCGATCAGCTCCGACGGCAGCGCGCCGCAGTTGAGGGTGACGAAGGCGCCGGCCTTGACGCTGGAGTTGGCCTGGATGATCTCGGCGATCTTTTCCTTGCCCGCGCCATTCGGACCGGTGATCAGCACCGGCAGGTCGGAACGCGCGACCTGGCAGGCCAGCGCGACCACGCGTTCGCTCGCCGGGTCCTCGAACACGAGGTTGCGCAGGTCGTACTTGCTGGACAGCTGGTCGCGGCCGCGACGCTCGCGGCTGCGGCGGCGTTCCAGTTCGCTGCGGGCTTCGGCCAGTTCCAGCAGCGTGTTGACCGTGGCCAGCAGCTTGCGGTCGTCCCAGGGCTTGGCGAGGTAGTCGGCCGCGCCGGCCTTCACCAGGTTCACCGCCACTTCCAGGTGTGTCCATGCGGTCAGCAGGATCACCGGCATGTCCGGCCACTGCATGCGGATGTCGGCGAACAGCTGCTCGCCTTCGGTGCCTGCAGTGGTGTCCTCGGTGAAGTTCATGTCCTGGATGACCAGGTCGACATGCTGGTCGCGCAGCAGCGCCAGTCCGGCCTCCGGAGACTCGGCATGCAGCGTGTCGATGTCGTGCAGCGAGAACAGGACTTCCAGCGCCGTGCTGACGGCTCGGTTGTCGTCGATGACGAGGATGGTGGGCATGCGCTATAGCCTAACCGAAGGACTGCGACTGACGAGGTGCGGCGGAATGCGGAAGGCCCGCATCGCAAGCCATGTCGCCACCAGGGCAAGCGCCGCCGCGCAGGCCGTCGCCAGCAAGACGGTGTGCAGCGGGGACAGGAGGGGCAAACCGCCGGAAAGCCGGGAGGCGATCGGCGAACCCGCTATCAGCCCGCCGAACATCGCGCCCAGTCCGGCCAACGCGCCGAGTTCCAGACCCCATTCGCGCACGATCTGGTGGCGAGTCGCACCGAACGCCTGCCGCAGACTGAGTTCCAGTCGTTGATGTCGGGCCATCCACTCGGTCGCGAACAGCAGCGTCGCCAACAGGACCAGCGCAGCAAGGCCAGCGGCTGCCGAAAGCGCTCTTGGCAGCAGGGGACGAAGCGATGCCATCGCGATGCGGTCGGCGGAGAGCGGGCGCGACGCAGCCGGGAGTCCGCGCGGGTACGCCTTCTTCAACATGCGCTCCACGGCCGTCGATACGCGCACCCGTTCTCCGCTCGCGCTGCGCACGAGCAGCGGACCCACCCGCGCGTCGGCAGGTGCGGTAGGCAACAGGATGGCAAAACCTTCGGGATTCTGGCGGAACCCGTTCCCCGCGGCCGGAAGCGCGGCGACGACGCCGATGACGGTCAGCGGAGCGTCGTGATGGATGTGCAGGCGTCCGCCGATGGCGGACGTGCCGGGGAACAGGCGTTCAGCCAGGCTGGCGCTGATGATCGCCGGCGCGCCGCGGGCGTGCAGGCGGGTCTGGTCGCCGCTGTAGACGCTGAGGTCGGCGGGAGCGAAATCGCGCCCTTCGATCAGCTGCAGTCCGAGCGTCTGCACCATTCCGTCGGTTCCGAAGTAGATGGCAACCACCGCGTTGTCGCTCTGCGCATCGTCCTTCCATACACGGGCCGCCCACGACACGTCGAACGAGTACGGCGACTGGTTGGCGACAGCGGCATGGCGTACGCCCGGCACGGACCGGATCAGCTCAAGGACATCCGCCGAGGGCAGCGGCACATTGTCGACCGTGTCCAGACGGGGGAACACGGTGATCTCGTCTTCCGGCAGTACGGGCGGTGGCGTTGGCATGGCCCGCCATGCGGACCATGCCAACGATGCCAGCATGATGAAGGCCACGACTTCCGCCACCAGCAGGCTGGTCCACCAGGGGTGCCGCCCGAGCAACAACAGGCGTGAGCGGACCATGGCGACGTCGCGAGGCGATGCAATCAGGCCGTACGCGTCGCCACTGCCGGCGGTACCGACGCGGCCCGGCGTGCCGGTCCGTACACCGCGACCTGGCCGAGCAGCCACAGCAACACCGCGCCGACCGGCAGGTACAGCAGCGGCAGGCGCGGCAGTTCGTACTTGCCCATCAGCAGCTGGTTGATGCCGTAGGCCAGGACCATGCCGATGACGATGCCGATGGTGGCCAGCAGGAAGTTCTCGGTCTGGAAGTAGCGCAGGATCTGGCCCTTCGTCGCGCCCAGCGCGCGGCGGATGCCGATCTGCTTGGTGCGCTGCTGCACCCAGAAACTGGCCAGGCCGACGATGCCCAGCGCGGTGACGACGAGCAGCGAGACGATCACGGTCAGCAGCAGCCAGGCCATCGCGCGGTCGCCGCGGTAGTAGTTGTCCATGATCTCGGTGAACGTGCCCTCGCGCAGGATCAGGCGACGCGAGCTGTTCTTCTCCAGTGTGGCGACCGCGGCCTTCTGTACCTCGGCGCGGCGCGCGGGATCCGTGCGCAGCACGAACGTGCCCAGGGTCATGTCCTTGGCCGGGAAGATCATCGTGTAACCCGCTTCCGCCGGGCCGCCGTTGTCGTTGGTGCGGATCAGGCGCTCCACCACGCCGACCACGCGGTGTGGCGTGTTGTCCGCGTTCCACGAGTACAGGTTCTTGCCGATGGCGCTTTCGCCGGGGAACAGCTTGTTCGCCAGTTCGCGGCTGATGATCACCGCAGGCAGGTTCACCCGGGCGTTCTGCTTGTTCATCTCGGTCCAGTTGGCATATTCGTCCGCATTGAAGTCGCGGCCCTCGGCCAGTCGCAGGCCCAGCGTGTCGATGACGTTCTCGCCGAGGTAGACATTGGCCTGCGCGCTGGGGCGTTCCTGCTCCGGCGCCAGCTGGATGGAGCTGTTCCACGAGGAGTTGTCGAACGGCACGTGGTTGATGCTGCTGGCGGCCTTGACGCCGGGCAGGGTGCGCAGGCTGGCGACGTCCTGCTTCACCAGCGCGTCGGCCTCGGGGTTGTCGCCGATGTTGCCCATGCTGATGCGCACGATCTCTTCGTTCGCCAGGCCGGTGGGGCGATCGATGCGCTCCAGTCGCTGGGTGATGAGGAAGACCGCGTTGCAGATGATGGCGCACGACAGCGCCACTTCCAGCACGATCAGCGCGGCGGCCGTCTTGTGGCGGGCCAGGGTGGAGAGGATGGGGCGGATGTCCATGGTGGGCCTCTGGGGTTTCAGCCCCTTCCCCCGCGTGCGGAGGAAGGTCGGAATGGGATCAGGTCGTCGGGTGTCGCGAGGTGGGGGGCGTCATCGTCCTGCCCTCGCCCCCACCCCGACCCTCCCCCGCCAGCGGGGGAGGGAGCGGATCATTGCGATTTCAACTGGATGGCGGGCGTCACCTGCATCGCGCGCCACGCCGGCAGCATGCCGGCGAGCAGGCTGGCGACGATCGCCAGCGCGAACGTGGCCAGCAGCATCTTCAGGTCCATGTGCGCGAGATCGGCGTAACCCGCCGGCTGCTGGCGGACCGCCAGCAGGCCCAGCCACGCCAGCACCAGGCCGAGCGCGCCACCGACCAGGCCGACGGTGCCGGCTTCCACCAGGCACTGCGCGAAGATCGCCTTGCGCGTGGCGCCCAGCGCCCGGCGCACGCCGATCTGCGATGCACGGCCGAGGAACTTGGCCAGCAGCAGGCCGACGGTGTTGAGCAGGCAGACGGCCAGGAAGCCGAACGCCAGCCACACCTG
Encoded proteins:
- a CDS encoding F0F1 ATP synthase subunit epsilon, with the translated sequence MSTIRCDIVSAEQEIFHGEATLVVATGELGELGIAPKHAPLITRLKPGKVVVTLASGEQLDFAISGGILEVQPQVVTVLADTAVRATDIDEAQVRKAKEEAERVLSHKDPKMSVEEAQAQLAMSIAQLSALERLRKNLKH
- a CDS encoding GtrA family protein; this translates as MRSFDHPRRVLLREGVRFIAVGLAQLVLDWLVFVALTALGVPVAPGNVAGRVSGALLGFWLNGRVTFARDGAPRLGWWRFAKFLLVWVPLTMVSTMAVAWMAVSLGLAHAWLAKPLVEGVLAVAAFFLWRHVVYR
- a CDS encoding glycosyltransferase family 2 protein; this encodes MRIAVLIPCHNEAPTVQKVVADFRHALPEAEVWVFDNASVDDTADLAAQAGARVRRVSAKGKGNVVRAMFRDVDADIYVMADGDDTYPAASARVLIQDVADGRADMVVGTRLESHDHASFRRFHGFGNRLVRGCIGALFGHPVRDVLSGYRVFSRRFVKSMPVLSRGFEIETEMTVFALSNGFVLSERTIEYGTRPDGSESKLNTYRDGMRVLKTILFLFKDMRPLLFFGVLSLLCVLAGLGFGAFVIHEFTQTGLVTHPSTAVLAVAFTLVGVVALATGLILDTVNRRSNEILRLITDQVLARDRSSE
- a CDS encoding glycosyltransferase family 87 protein is translated as MPSSPSATPQSNPWKAPAITALVLVLLAMAIQGQDGNWDLRNYHLYTPSALLDGRYGQDIAAAQLQTWHNPTLDVPFAWMVRAGLPGWLVSLWLGLHAFIAVLFALRLLDQLWPQQRGTLRTAMAGLAAVGGAAVMPSIGTTFNDAFVAAGVMAGLWWAVDSQGRRGDWATWMPVGLFAGLAAGLKLTGAMYCIGFIGAALVAGPLRGAPARLLALAVGGIVGGLLTAGPWALHLWQTHGNPLFPYFNEWFASPDALPHGHKDVRFVPHDLDALRAPFHLLIESTRFSESRLADPRLLLGFSALAAWWVTAWRARAQHARDMGMVHALLVFVLLSFAVWVTLYGIYRYLFALELVCSITIIGMLSQWLPRRFPRTVLVLSALLIVGVTNRPGWGRESFSTPMVEVRLPAFPRDSLVVLAEDKPLGYAVAHLPGDVPAISIHNNFMTPERCTRLQARAEQRVRQHTGPLFLLREVPDSAPPAEHYHAYGLALGGACRNVPTNLSRLELCPLVRRSATPTICPAPAPGR
- the glmU gene encoding bifunctional UDP-N-acetylglucosamine diphosphorylase/glucosamine-1-phosphate N-acetyltransferase GlmU yields the protein MKQLHVVILAAGEGKRMKSVLPKVLQPIAGRPMLAHVIDAARALSPAGVHVVYGHGGDQVQAAFADQPDLHWAHQAQQLGTGHAVAQAMPEIPDGARVLVLYGDVPLSRSETLQRLLDAPGRLAVLVAEPADPTGYGRIVRDEAGRVAAIVEHKDADEEQRRIRTINTGIIAADSSALKGWLARLSNDNAQGEYYLTDVFAMAAEEFTPAEMVLVGEPIEAEGANDPWQLSQLERAYQLRAARALCTQGARLIDPARFDQRGTVKVGRDVQIDVDVVLEGEVELGDGVVVGPFTRLKDVKLGAGTQVRAHCDLEGVVSEGAALIGPYARLRPGTQLADGVHVGNFVETKNARIGVGSKANHLTYLGDTVIGTGTNIGAGTITCNYDGVNKSTTTIGDRVFVGSNSSLVAPVTLADGATIGAGSVISKNAPADQLTVARARQVTIEGWQRPVKKPK
- a CDS encoding HAMP domain-containing sensor histidine kinase, with the translated sequence MIRRSLAGRVLSWLLPLLALAMALPVLLSHWIGDDVVAVLVSAIVVLPLAMWAIRRGLRSTYSLFRALAGSVNSYRDGEYNFGIHWRGNDELAELVRAHASLGEVLREQRLSLVQRELLLDTMVQNTPVAMLLIAPGGDGVRRVIFANVAARKLLHSGWKLEGQDYDALIGSSPVEMREALARGGDSLFAIGSEEEDGEEQVYHLARRTFRLNGRPHELLLLRLLTSELRRQEVMTWKKVIRVISHELNNSLAPVASLAHSGAELVRRGRHDRLEEVFGTIEDRARHLEGFIRGYARFAKLPSPQLQTVHWRAFFEGLQRQIGFELVMPEGEIDGRIDVAQLEQAILNLLKNAHEAGGSADGVSVKLTRLPDWLRIEVMDRGTGMNDAVLQNALVPFYSTKRNGTGLGLALTREIIEAHGGRLSLHNREGGGLCVSIQLPETT
- a CDS encoding sigma-54 dependent transcriptional regulator; the encoded protein is MPTILVIDDNRAVSTALEVLFSLHDIDTLHAESPEAGLALLRDQHVDLVIQDMNFTEDTTAGTEGEQLFADIRMQWPDMPVILLTAWTHLEVAVNLVKAGAADYLAKPWDDRKLLATVNTLLELAEARSELERRRSRERRGRDQLSSKYDLRNLVFEDPASERVVALACQVARSDLPVLITGPNGAGKEKIAEIIQANSSVKAGAFVTLNCGALPSELIEAELFGADAGAYTGANKAREGKFEAADGGTLFLDEIGNLPLTGQMKLLRVLETGRFERLGSNRERHVTVRVISATNADLPAMIRDGMFREDLYYRLNAIELALPPLAERPGDILPLAERFRPADKPLAESARAALLRHAWPGNVRELRNVIQRAGLLAMGDRIEAGDLNLPRPAPVRTAIVAEPERADIEAAIARAGGVIAQAAADLGMSRQALYRRMERFGIKAP
- a CDS encoding ABC transporter permease — translated: MVRSRLLLLGRHPWWTSLLVAEVVAFIMLASLAWSAWRAMPTPPPVLPEDEITVFPRLDTVDNVPLPSADVLELIRSVPGVRHAAVANQSPYSFDVSWAARVWKDDAQSDNAVVAIYFGTDGMVQTLGLQLIEGRDFAPADLSVYSGDQTRLHARGAPAIISASLAERLFPGTSAIGGRLHIHHDAPLTVIGVVAALPAAGNGFRQNPEGFAILLPTAPADARVGPLLVRSASGERVRVSTAVERMLKKAYPRGLPAASRPLSADRIAMASLRPLLPRALSAAAGLAALVLLATLLFATEWMARHQRLELSLRQAFGATRHQIVREWGLELGALAGLGAMFGGLIAGSPIASRLSGGLPLLSPLHTVLLATACAAALALVATWLAMRAFRIPPHLVSRSPSVRL
- a CDS encoding ABC transporter permease — protein: MDIRPILSTLARHKTAAALIVLEVALSCAIICNAVFLITQRLERIDRPTGLANEEIVRISMGNIGDNPEADALVKQDVASLRTLPGVKAASSINHVPFDNSSWNSSIQLAPEQERPSAQANVYLGENVIDTLGLRLAEGRDFNADEYANWTEMNKQNARVNLPAVIISRELANKLFPGESAIGKNLYSWNADNTPHRVVGVVERLIRTNDNGGPAEAGYTMIFPAKDMTLGTFVLRTDPARRAEVQKAAVATLEKNSSRRLILREGTFTEIMDNYYRGDRAMAWLLLTVIVSLLVVTALGIVGLASFWVQQRTKQIGIRRALGATKGQILRYFQTENFLLATIGIVIGMVLAYGINQLLMGKYELPRLPLLYLPVGAVLLWLLGQVAVYGPARRAASVPPAVATRTA